A stretch of the Papaver somniferum cultivar HN1 chromosome 6, ASM357369v1, whole genome shotgun sequence genome encodes the following:
- the LOC113291224 gene encoding syntaxin-112-like, whose amino-acid sequence MNDFKTLREKIVMEHKEGLSRRYFNATGEKPSDEVIYKMIKEGGQVEIFAGKAEIDLENIERQKAVKGIQRSLLELHQVFLDMAVLVDGQGKQMDNIKMNVARG is encoded by the coding sequence ATGAATGATTTTAAGACATTGAGGGAAAAAATTGTAATGGAACATAAAGAAGGTTTGAGTAGGAGGTATTTCAATGCAACAGGTGAAAAACCAAGTGATGAAGTGATATATAAGATGATTAAAGAAGGTGGACAGGTTGAGATTTTCGCAGGGAAAGCAGAAATAGATTTGGAAAATATAGAGAGGCAGAAAGCTGTCAAAGGGATACAGAGAAGTTTATTGGAGTTGCACCAAGTTTTTCTTGATATGGCAGTTTTGGTTGACGGACAAGGGAAGCAGATGGACAATATCAAAATGAATGTTGCGCGTGGTTGA